Sequence from the Nocardiopsis sp. YSL2 genome:
GTCCGGCCGACGTCCACGAGCTCAGCGACACCACCAGCCGGACGCTCGCCCTGGTCAGCGCCCTGATCACCGGTGCCACGACCCTGGAGCGGTCGCTGGTGGCGCTGTCGGCGGCGCAGGAGGTCCAGCGCGTCGCACGGCCGCCGGAGGGCATGGGACGCGAGGACCTGTCCGGTACCGCCATGACGCTCCCGGCCCCCGACGGCGGGGTCCTCGTGGTGCGCCGCCAGGGGGACACCGGGTCCTCCCCCGGGGATGGCGGGCGGCAGGTGGCGGTTCCGTTCACCGCCCTGGAGTTCGCCCGCTGCCGCGCGCTGGTCCACGTGGCGCTGTCCCTGCACACGGACGCGCGCCGCTGAACGGCGGTCGCCGCCCTCCCCCCGTTCGTCCACATCTGTGGACGAAGGGCGGGGAACGCCGTGCGGGTGGGTAAAGGAGACGTATGGTAACCCCCTTGTCACTCCCACGAAGGTTCCGCGCGCGCGTCCCCACCCGTGCGGCCGTCACCGCCGCGGTGGTGGCGTGCGCGCTGGTCGCGGCGCTCACCGCGACGGCGCGGCCCGCCGCGGCGGTCGCCCCCGCCGAGCTGCGCCAGGGTTCCTCCGGACCGGCGGTGTCCGAGGTCCAGGAACGCCTGGCCGAGCTCGACTACTGGATCGACGGCGTGGACGGCGAGTTCGGCTTCAACACGGCCCAGGCGGTCACGGCGCTGCAGAAGGCGGCCGGGATCGACCGCGACGGCATCGTCGGCCCCGATACCCGTGCCGCGCTTGACGAGGGCGTGCGGCCCTCCGCCACCTCCTCGTCGGGCGACGTGCTGGAGATCGACCTGGAGCGCCAGCTCCTGCTGGTGGTCTCCGGCGGAGAGGTCGAACGCGTGCTCAACACCTCCACCGGATCGGGACGGCCCTACGAGGGCTCCGACGGCACCGAGCGCATCGCCACCACGCCGACCGGCACGTACTCGGTCTTCCGCGAGGTCGACTCCTGGGACCCGGGCCCCTACGGCGCCCTGTACCGGCCCAAGTACTTCAACGGCGGCATCGCCGTGCACGGCTACCCCAGCGTGCCGCCGCAGCCCGCCTCGCACGGATGCGCCCGGGTGAGCATGGCCGCGATGGACTGGCTGTGGGAGAGCGGGAACATGGAGGTGTACACGACCGTCGTCGTCCGATGATCCGGGCCCGGTGCCGCCGGATCGCCCGGCGGCACCCACGGATCACCCCGCACATGCGCGAGGCCGGTCGCGCCCGAAGGTCGCGTGTTTCGGTCAACCTCAATACGGATATTCGGGTGTGCTAAAAAGGAAGTGCTCTCCGCTGACCCTCTATTACCAGGCGTAACAGCAGGGAATCTATGCGGCGTAATGGGGACGTATTCACTACGCTTCGAGATCACCTTTGATGTGTTTTCCTTGGAATAATCCTCAGCGTTCATCGCGGTGTGCCCGCGTCACACCCAGGGGTGTCGCACGCCTCCACAGCGCCCACGCCACAGGCGCTTTCGCGTGTCGCCTTCTTCCGGTAGATTTCCCCGTAGCCGATCAGTCGGAGTTATCTCGGCAACACCCCTCCTCTGGCCGTCGGTGTTCTCCCGCACCCTTGTTCGCGTATGCACCGTTCGCGCGTGCGCTGCGACGAACACACACGCTCCTGGTCGAATCCCCATCCTGCGGAGACTCATTGAGTACGACGGCCGTTCTCGAACCGACCGGTCCCAACTCCTCCCTGCGCGCCACCGGCTGGCTGGACCGCCTGCTGTCCACGCCGATCGACACCACCGTCGAGCGGATCGGCCTGCTCCGCGACCTGGCCGGCTACGACGAACGGCCCGACCCCCGCAGGGCCCGCAGTACCGAGGACTTCCTGCTGACCATGCGTCGCTACCTCGTCTGGGCGGGCGACTGGTCCTACCTGGAACTGGAGTACCTGTGCGGCGGCGCCGTCAAGGCGGCCACCTTCCGGGAGGTCCTCGAGGGCACCGAACTGCCGAGGTACGTCTTCCTCATGGCCTTCGTGACCGCCTGCGCGGGCGAGGACGAGGGCGAGCGCCGCCGCTGGGTCGACGCCTGGCGCGGACTCCGCCGCCCGTCCTAGAGCCGGGCGCATGCCCGACGCACACCGAGGGGGACAGCCCGGCTCGGGCGGGCGGACGGCCCCGGAACCGTCGGTGTTCGCGGCGGCCTCCTGGCCCGGCGAGTTCCGGTCCTACCAGAACGACGCGCTGAGCCAGGTCGGCTCACGATGGGCCGACGGCCACCGGCGCACTTGGGTCGTGCTGCCGCCCGGCGCCGGAAAGACCCTCGTCGGACTGGAGGCCGCCCGCCGCCTCGGCCGCCGCACCGTCGTCTTCGCCCCCAACATCGCGATCCAGGGGCAGTGGATCACCCACTGGGAGGCCTACGACCGGCCGGAGGGCGGCACGGCCGGAACCGAACGGGCCCTGGAACACGACCTCAACGTGCTGACCTACCAGTCGCTCGCCGTCTTCGACCCCGAGGCCGAGACCGGCGGGAGCGGCTCCGTCCGCGACCGCCTCCACGCCAACGGCCGGTCCCTGGTGGCGGCCCTCCACGACGCGGGTCCGCTCACCGTGGTCCTCGACGAGTGCCACCACCTCCTCCAGGTGTGGGGCCGCCTGCTCGCCGAGATCCTGGACGGGCTTCCCGACGCCCACGTCATCGGTTTGACCGGAACACCCTCCGCGAGCCTGACCAGAACCGAGAAGGCACTGGTGGAGCGCCTCTTCGGAGCGCCGATCACCGGCGCGTCCGTCCCCGCGCTCGTCCGCGACGGCTACCTGGCCCCGTTCGCGGAACTGGCCTACATCACCGTGCCCAACGCGTTGGAACGCGAGTACCTCGCCGAGCAGGGGCTCCGGTTCACGGAGATGTGCGCGGAGCTGCTCACCCCCGGTTTCGCCGGGACCGACTTCCTCGCGTG
This genomic interval carries:
- a CDS encoding L,D-transpeptidase family protein, which codes for MVTPLSLPRRFRARVPTRAAVTAAVVACALVAALTATARPAAAVAPAELRQGSSGPAVSEVQERLAELDYWIDGVDGEFGFNTAQAVTALQKAAGIDRDGIVGPDTRAALDEGVRPSATSSSGDVLEIDLERQLLLVVSGGEVERVLNTSTGSGRPYEGSDGTERIATTPTGTYSVFREVDSWDPGPYGALYRPKYFNGGIAVHGYPSVPPQPASHGCARVSMAAMDWLWESGNMEVYTTVVVR